The following coding sequences lie in one Zingiber officinale cultivar Zhangliang chromosome 2B, Zo_v1.1, whole genome shotgun sequence genomic window:
- the LOC122049211 gene encoding B3 domain-containing protein Os06g0107800-like: MEENGSSRELMFEKVVTPSDVGKLNRLVIPKQHAERHFPAPESSAGESTKGVLLSFEDACTGRAWRFRYSYWSSSQSYVITKGWSRFVKEKGLLAGDTVSFARSRQLFFIDCKRQKRSASYNCYLNDYNNYQPILRGFSFPFPPPLPPPPWSYFGLPPPSLPVAAQVQGVNSVGHFSEQVASAGCPKRVRLFGVNLDCVPESTTIKETPSRSPPGVAAMTNQDRKRSDLDLYL, from the coding sequence ATGGAAGAAAACGGGAGCTCGAGGGAGTTGATGTTCGAGAAAGTGGTGACGCCGAGCGACGTCGGAAAGCTGAACCGGCTGGTGATCCCGAAGCAGCACGCGGAGAGGCACTTCCCGGCGCCGGAGTCGTCGGCCGGCGAGAGCACCAAGGGGGTGCTGCTGAGCTTCGAGGACGCGTGCACCGGTCGCGCCTGGCGGTTCCGCTACTCCTACTGGAGCAGCAGCCAGAGCTACGTCATCACCAAGGGGTGGAGCCGATTCGTCAAGGAGAAGGGGCTCCTCGCCGGCGACACCGTCTCCTTCGCGCGCAGCCGCCAGCTCTTCTTCATCGACTGCAAGCGCCAGAAGCGCAGTGCTAGCTACAATTGTTATCTCAATGATTACAATAATTACCAGCCGATCCTCCGAGGCTTCTCCTTCCCTTTCCCTCCGCCTCTCCCCCCGCCTCCGTGGAGCTACTTCGGGCTGCCGCCGCCATCACTCCCGGTGGCGGCGCAAGTGCAGGGGGTGAATTCTGTCGGGCATTTTAGCGAACAGGTGGCGTCGGCCGGCTGCCCGAAGCGAGTAAGGCTCTTCGGAGTCAACTTGGACTGCGTCCCCGAGTCCACCACTATTAAAGAAACTCCATCGAGGTCGCCGCCGGGGGTGGCTGCCATGACGAACCAAGATCGAAAGCGCTCAGATTTGGATCTCTATTTATGA